One window of Cryobacterium arcticum genomic DNA carries:
- a CDS encoding N-acetylglucosamine kinase, producing the protein MSAPVSSLTIDAGQTGIRARLHSATGEAVQFQFGGIRTDSALIPQLGDVVAQVASTTDEPIFTVSAGISGFSKAETDPAELRAAGASHGVHEVFLAHDSVTSYLGALGDELGVVVAAGTGVVTLAVGSTEVARIDGWGNLIGDAGSGYWIGRAALDAVMRAYDGRGPATALSAVMRHDFPNIEMAYLDLQADPLRVSRIAAYSRRVTELASTDAVAARICDDAAAELVLSAATGLRRVGQADRPAPVVCGIGGVLRTPEIAVRFERGLRSIWPQVDIRPPGANALDGAEYLPRLAPTSALRDRLATSIA; encoded by the coding sequence ATGAGCGCCCCCGTCAGCTCCCTCACCATCGACGCCGGACAGACCGGTATCCGGGCCCGGCTGCACAGCGCAACCGGTGAGGCCGTCCAGTTCCAGTTCGGCGGCATCCGCACCGACAGCGCCCTGATCCCGCAGCTCGGCGACGTCGTCGCCCAGGTCGCCTCGACGACGGACGAACCGATCTTCACCGTCAGCGCGGGCATCTCGGGCTTCTCGAAGGCCGAGACCGACCCGGCCGAGCTGCGCGCAGCGGGCGCGAGCCACGGGGTTCACGAGGTGTTCCTCGCGCATGACTCCGTCACCAGCTACCTCGGCGCCCTCGGCGACGAGCTCGGAGTGGTGGTCGCCGCGGGCACCGGCGTCGTCACCCTGGCCGTGGGTTCGACGGAGGTGGCCAGGATCGACGGCTGGGGCAACCTGATCGGCGACGCCGGCAGCGGCTACTGGATCGGCCGGGCGGCTCTGGATGCCGTGATGCGCGCGTACGACGGGCGCGGGCCGGCCACGGCGTTGAGCGCCGTGATGCGGCACGACTTTCCCAACATCGAGATGGCTTACCTCGACCTGCAGGCCGATCCGCTGCGGGTCAGCCGCATCGCCGCCTACTCCCGCCGGGTCACCGAGCTGGCTTCGACGGATGCCGTTGCCGCGCGCATCTGCGACGACGCCGCTGCCGAGCTGGTGCTCTCCGCCGCCACCGGGCTGCGTCGGGTCGGCCAGGCCGACCGCCCCGCGCCCGTGGTGTGCGGGATCGGCGGGGTGCTGCGCACCCCGGAGATCGCGGTCCGGTTCGAACGGGGCCTGCGGAGCATCTGGCCGCAGGTGGACATCCGTCCGCCCGGCGCCAACGCGCTCGACGGTGCGGAGTACCTGCCGCGGCTGGCTCCCACCAGCGCCCTGCGCGACCGCCTGGCCACCTCGATCGCCTGA
- a CDS encoding glycoside hydrolase family 113: MTVRSAGASASVLAGAALAQPVCGMTWGWTGVRGEWATDAAADSMRRMADLGVNWTAVAYAALQDTAQSEEIPFGEAPTVTDDEVRWAIREAKSHGLRVCLKPVVNCADGTWRAYIGFFDWEVPGEPGWTEWFRSYTAFILHAARLAEEEGAEMLCIGCEMVRADGQDARWRALIALVREVYSGLVTYNCDKFQEDHVTWWDAVDVITSSGYYPIGTWETELDRIERVVTASGKPFFFMEAGCPSRTGSPAKPNDWSLPGEPSGAEQLRYYEDMFAATDRREWMRGFMLWDWPATLYPADTAAQNDDYCIYGKPAAAFLARKYRALTPPAPAVRTDHP; this comes from the coding sequence GTGACGGTCAGGTCCGCCGGCGCCTCCGCATCCGTCTTGGCCGGCGCCGCGTTGGCCCAGCCGGTCTGCGGCATGACCTGGGGCTGGACCGGCGTGCGCGGGGAATGGGCGACCGATGCGGCCGCCGACTCGATGCGGCGCATGGCCGACCTCGGCGTCAACTGGACAGCGGTGGCCTACGCGGCTCTCCAGGACACCGCCCAGTCGGAGGAGATCCCGTTCGGCGAGGCGCCCACAGTCACCGACGACGAGGTGCGCTGGGCCATCCGAGAGGCGAAGTCCCACGGGCTGCGGGTCTGCCTGAAGCCCGTGGTGAACTGTGCCGACGGCACCTGGCGCGCCTACATCGGCTTCTTCGACTGGGAGGTTCCCGGTGAGCCGGGCTGGACAGAATGGTTCCGGTCGTACACGGCGTTCATCCTGCACGCCGCCCGCCTGGCCGAGGAAGAGGGCGCCGAGATGCTCTGCATCGGCTGCGAGATGGTGCGCGCCGACGGCCAGGACGCCCGCTGGCGCGCCCTGATCGCACTGGTGCGCGAGGTGTACAGCGGCCTGGTGACCTACAACTGCGACAAGTTCCAGGAGGACCACGTCACCTGGTGGGACGCCGTGGACGTCATCACGTCCAGCGGCTACTACCCGATCGGAACCTGGGAGACGGAGCTGGACCGGATCGAGCGGGTGGTCACCGCCAGCGGCAAGCCGTTTTTCTTCATGGAGGCGGGGTGCCCGAGCCGCACCGGCTCCCCCGCCAAGCCGAACGACTGGTCCCTGCCCGGTGAACCGTCGGGCGCCGAGCAGCTGCGCTACTACGAGGACATGTTCGCCGCCACCGATCGGCGAGAATGGATGCGCGGCTTCATGCTCTGGGACTGGCCCGCCACCCTGTACCCGGCAGACACCGCGGCGCAGAATGACGACTACTGTATCTACGGCAAACCGGCCGCGGCGTTCCTGGCCCGGAAGTACCGGGCCCTCACACCACCCGCACCAGCTGTAAGAACGGACCACCCATGA